A genomic window from Pocillopora verrucosa isolate sample1 chromosome 7, ASM3666991v2, whole genome shotgun sequence includes:
- the LOC131775764 gene encoding 26S proteasome regulatory subunit 4: MGQNQSGSGGAGGDKKGDKDKRKKYEPPIPTRVGKKQKKTKGPDAANKLPQVTPHRNCRLKLLKLERIKDYLLLEEEFIQNQERLKPQEEKNEEERSRVDELRGTPMSVGTLEEIIDDNHAIVSTSVGSEHYVSILSFVDKDMLEPGCTVLLNHKVHAVVGVLSDDADPMVTVMKLEKAPQESYADIGGLDQQIQEIKESVELPLTHPELYEEMGIKPPKGVILYGPPGTGKTLLAKAVANQTAATFLRVVGSELIQKYLGDGPKLVREMFRVAEEHAPSIVFIDEIDAVGTKRYESNSGGEREIQRTMLELLNQLDGFDSKGDVKVIMATNRIETLDPALIRPGRIDRKIEFPLPDEKTKRRIFTIHTGRMTLSEDVNLEEYVMAKDDLSGADIKAICTEAGLMALRERRMKVTNEDFRKSKENVLYRKNEGTPEGLYL, translated from the exons ATG GGTCAAAATCAGTCTGGCAGTGGGGGAGCTGGAGGAGACAAGAAGGGAGACAAG GACAAGAGAAAGAAGTATGAACCACCAATTCCTACTAGAGTAGggaagaaacagaagaaaaccAAAGGCCCTGATGCAGCCAACAAATTACCTCAAG ttactcCACACAGAAACTGCAGGTTGAAGTTGTTGAAGTTGGAAAGAATAAAAGATTATCTACTACTTGAAGAAGAGTTCATCCAAAACCAAGAGAGGCTCAAACCTCAAGAGGAGAAAAATGAG GAAGAGAGGTCAAGGGTTGATGAATTACGGGGCACTCCCATGTCAGTGGGAACTTTAGAGGAGATCATTGATGACAACCATGCTATTGTATCCACCTCTGTTGGTTCAGAGCATTATGTTAGTATTTTGTCATTTGTTGATAAAGATATGCTGGAACCTGGCTGTACTGTATTGCTGAATCACAAG gTGCATGCTGTTGTCGGTGTGCTGTCTGATGATGCAGATCCCATGGTAACTGTGATGAAACTTGAGAAAGCACCACAAGAGTCATATGCTGATATTGGTGGACTGGATCAACAGATACAGGAAATCAAG GAATCTGTAGAACTTCCATTGACTCACCCAGAGCTGTATGAAGAAATGGGGATTAAACCACCTAAGGGTGTTATATTATATGGCCCACCTGGTACAG GAAAGACCTTGCTAGCAAAAGCTGTAGCCAATCAAACAGCAGCAACCTTTCTCCGAGTTGTGGGATCAGAGCTCATTCAAAAATATctg gGTGATGGTCCTAAGCTAGTAAGAGAAATGTTTCGAGTTGCAGAAGAACATGCCCCGtcaattgttttcattgatgAGATTGATGCTGTTGGAACCAAAAG GTACGAGTCTAATTCTGGGGGTGAGCGAGAAATTCAGAGAACAATGTTGGAGCTTCTCAACCAGTTAGATGGATTTGATTCCAAGGGGGATGTCAAG GTTATTATGGCCACAAACAGAATTGAAACTTTGGATCCTGCACTTATCAGACCTG GTCGCATTGATCGTAAGATTGAGTTTCCTCTTCctgacgagaaaacaaaacgTCGCATATTCACGATCCACACTGGTCGCATGACACTATCAGAAGATGTCAATCTGGAAGAGTATGTGATGGCCAAAGATGACCTCTCTGGAGCTGACATCAAG GCCATTTGCACAGAGGCAGGTCTGATGGCTTTAAGAGAAAGGAGAATGAAGGTGACCAACGAGGACTTTAGAAAATCCAAAGAGAACGTGTTGTACAGGAAGAACGAGGGCACACCAGAGGGGCTCTACCTTTAA